A window of Psychroflexus sp. ALD_RP9 contains these coding sequences:
- a CDS encoding (Fe-S)-binding protein has protein sequence MSEQLHVPTMASYLAEGKQPEVLFWVGCAGSFDDRAKKITKTFVKILNNIGVDFAVLGTEESCTGDPAKRAGNEFLFQMQAMTNIEVLNAYEVKKIVTACPHCFNTIKNEYPELGGNYDVVHHTQFLKQLLNEGRLKIEGGKFKGKRITYHDPCYLGRANDEYEAPRDLLRKLEVELIEMKSCKQKGLCCGAGGAQMFKDAEKGDKEVNIHRTEEALETKPEAIAAGCPFCNTMMTDGVKNKEKQDEIEVLDVVEMIANAEDL, from the coding sequence ATGAGTGAACAATTACATGTGCCAACAATGGCATCATATTTAGCTGAAGGTAAACAACCAGAAGTTTTATTCTGGGTTGGATGTGCAGGAAGTTTTGACGATAGAGCCAAAAAAATAACAAAGACTTTCGTTAAAATACTAAACAATATTGGCGTTGATTTTGCTGTTCTTGGTACAGAAGAATCTTGCACAGGAGATCCTGCAAAACGCGCTGGAAACGAGTTTTTATTTCAAATGCAAGCAATGACTAATATCGAAGTTTTAAATGCTTATGAAGTAAAAAAAATAGTGACTGCTTGTCCGCATTGTTTTAATACCATTAAGAACGAATACCCAGAACTTGGCGGTAATTATGATGTGGTTCATCATACCCAGTTTTTAAAGCAACTTTTAAACGAAGGTCGCTTAAAAATTGAAGGAGGAAAATTTAAAGGTAAACGCATTACCTATCATGATCCATGTTATTTAGGTCGTGCTAACGATGAATATGAAGCACCTCGCGATTTACTTCGCAAACTAGAAGTTGAATTAATAGAGATGAAAAGTTGTAAGCAAAAAGGCTTATGTTGTGGAGCTGGCGGTGCACAGATGTTTAAAGATGCTGAAAAGGGAGACAAAGAGGTTAATATACACAGAACTGAAGAAGCGCTTGAAACTAAACCAGAGGCTATTGCAGCTGGTTGCCCATTTTGCAATACCATGATGACAGATGGTGTTAAAAATAAAGAAAAACAAGACGAAATAGAAGTGCTTGACGTAGTAGAAATGATTGCTAATGCAGAAGATTTATAA
- a CDS encoding HAD family acid phosphatase yields MTGNKDEQLQKLTVNGETVSPGLPEHIKNYLIDIDGTITEDVPNEEPERMATCEPFPDALKTLNNWFSEGHKICFFTSRTEEHRAITEEWLKKHGFKYHNLLMGKPRGGNYHWIDNHLVKATRYKGKFTDLVDKEVTIQVFKD; encoded by the coding sequence ATGACTGGAAATAAAGACGAACAACTTCAAAAATTAACCGTTAATGGTGAAACCGTAAGTCCTGGCTTGCCAGAGCATATTAAAAATTACCTCATTGATATTGATGGTACAATTACTGAAGATGTTCCTAACGAAGAGCCAGAAAGAATGGCAACTTGTGAGCCTTTTCCAGACGCTCTAAAAACCCTAAACAATTGGTTTAGTGAAGGTCATAAAATTTGCTTTTTTACTTCAAGGACTGAAGAACATAGAGCAATTACAGAAGAATGGTTAAAGAAACATGGTTTTAAATACCATAATTTATTAATGGGTAAACCACGTGGTGGGAATTATCATTGGATTGATAATCATCTCGTTAAAGCCACAAGATATAAAGGAAAATTCACGGATTTAGTTGATAAAGAAGTGACTATACAAGTATTTAAAGATTAG
- a CDS encoding (Fe-S)-binding protein, whose amino-acid sequence MQFLPQILFVAVFAFAVYFFVRNVKRLKRNINLGKDVNRNDRKKERLNKMLRVALGQSKMVTKPIAGALHVIVYVGFVIINIEVLEIILDGILGTHRLFSFLGPVYNFLIGSFEVLALLVLLSVIIFWIRRNVMNIKRFLSKELKGWPKNDANYILYFEVVLMLLFLTMNAADYQLQLNGAQHYASEAGIMGAFPVSQYLLPALDGLSTSTLIVVERAAWWLHIIGILFFLNYLYYSKHLHILLAFPNVYFSNLKPKGEFRNLESVTNEVKMMMDPNADPFAEPAEGEDDDIPEKFGASDVTDLSWFQLLSSYTCTECGRCTAECPANQTGKKLSPRKIMMDTRDRLESVGESLNKNSDHQPENDDKKLLDGYISREELWACTTCNACVEACPVGIDPLSIIMDMRQYLVMEESAAPAELNNAMTNIENNAAPWPYNQQDRLNWVNES is encoded by the coding sequence ATGCAATTTTTACCTCAAATATTATTCGTAGCAGTCTTTGCGTTTGCTGTTTATTTTTTTGTTAGAAATGTAAAGCGCTTAAAACGCAATATTAACCTAGGAAAAGATGTTAATCGAAACGATCGAAAGAAAGAACGACTTAATAAAATGTTGCGTGTGGCATTAGGGCAATCTAAAATGGTAACCAAACCTATTGCTGGAGCACTACACGTTATTGTTTATGTAGGTTTTGTAATCATTAATATTGAAGTTTTAGAAATTATTCTTGATGGTATTTTAGGTACGCACCGTTTATTTAGTTTTTTAGGACCAGTTTATAACTTCTTAATCGGAAGCTTTGAAGTATTAGCATTATTAGTGTTATTAAGTGTTATCATTTTTTGGATACGTCGAAATGTAATGAATATTAAACGGTTTTTATCTAAAGAATTAAAAGGTTGGCCTAAGAACGATGCTAACTATATCTTATATTTCGAAGTAGTTTTAATGTTGCTTTTTTTAACTATGAACGCAGCAGACTATCAACTTCAATTAAATGGTGCTCAGCATTATGCAAGTGAAGCAGGTATCATGGGTGCATTTCCTGTTAGTCAATACTTATTACCAGCTCTAGACGGCTTATCAACTTCAACTTTAATTGTAGTTGAACGTGCAGCTTGGTGGCTTCATATTATCGGAATTTTATTTTTCTTGAATTATTTATATTATTCAAAACATTTACATATTCTACTTGCTTTTCCAAATGTTTATTTTTCAAACCTAAAGCCTAAAGGCGAATTCAGAAATTTAGAGTCCGTTACTAATGAAGTTAAGATGATGATGGATCCAAATGCTGATCCATTTGCAGAGCCAGCTGAAGGCGAAGATGATGATATCCCTGAAAAATTTGGTGCTAGTGATGTAACTGATTTATCATGGTTTCAGTTGTTAAGTTCATACACATGTACAGAATGTGGCCGTTGTACAGCCGAATGCCCAGCAAATCAAACAGGCAAAAAATTATCACCTCGAAAAATCATGATGGATACGCGAGATCGACTTGAGTCTGTAGGTGAATCTCTTAACAAAAACAGTGACCACCAACCAGAAAATGATGATAAAAAATTGTTAGATGGCTATATCTCGCGTGAAGAACTTTGGGCATGTACAACTTGTAATGCCTGTGTAGAAGCTTGCCCAGTTGGTATTGATCCTTTATCTATTATCATGGATATGCGTCAATACTTAGTAATGGAAGAAAGTGCGGCACCAGCTGAATTAAACAATGCTATGACAAACATAGAAAACAATGCTGCACCTTGGCCTTACAACCAACAAGATCGTTTAAACTGGGTAAATGAATCTTAA
- a CDS encoding MlaD family protein, with translation MKLSKEFKAGIIAIVAIALFIFGYNYLKGNNLLNKSRIFYAVYDDVQGLGNSSPVTINGLQVGQVSDIRFLDETGKILVELSINSDFQFSKNSVVNIFGGDFIGGKSIAIEPNYKNPNKAISGDTLIGNIDDGLLELVNDKLTPLQAKIERSVVSIDSLVTSVNQVLNPDTRNEVQTAVAELTLTLKSIRLSADALNKNINQEDSDLNQSISNFNKTSENLVQITDSLSQIEYQALVANIDQTLLNLNQVTSKISDGEGSLGKLIHNDELYTNLEKSSKELELLFKDIKENPKRYVHFSLFGKKHTSYQNNQD, from the coding sequence TTGAAACTATCAAAAGAATTTAAAGCAGGAATAATTGCCATTGTGGCGATTGCACTTTTTATATTTGGCTATAATTACCTAAAAGGTAATAACTTACTAAATAAATCACGTATATTTTATGCGGTTTATGACGATGTTCAAGGTTTAGGAAATTCTTCTCCAGTTACTATTAACGGGCTACAAGTTGGTCAGGTTAGTGATATTAGATTTTTAGATGAAACTGGTAAAATTTTAGTTGAGCTTAGTATCAATAGCGATTTTCAATTTTCAAAAAATAGTGTAGTAAACATTTTTGGCGGCGATTTTATTGGTGGTAAATCTATTGCGATAGAACCTAATTATAAAAACCCTAATAAAGCTATATCAGGAGACACCTTAATAGGCAATATTGATGACGGCTTGCTAGAACTTGTTAATGATAAATTAACGCCGCTTCAAGCTAAAATAGAACGCTCTGTTGTAAGTATAGATTCTTTAGTTACTAGTGTTAATCAAGTACTAAATCCAGATACAAGAAACGAAGTTCAAACCGCAGTTGCGGAATTAACACTGACTTTAAAATCAATCCGTCTTTCGGCTGATGCGCTTAATAAAAACATAAATCAAGAAGATTCAGATTTAAACCAGTCTATCAGTAATTTTAATAAAACTTCAGAAAATTTAGTTCAAATCACTGATAGCCTATCACAAATTGAATATCAAGCTTTGGTGGCTAATATTGATCAAACTTTGTTAAATTTAAATCAAGTCACAAGCAAAATTTCAGATGGAGAAGGAAGTTTAGGTAAATTGATACATAATGATGAATTATATACAAACCTAGAAAAGTCGTCTAAAGAATTAGAGTTGTTGTTTAAAGATATTAAAGAAAACCCAAAAAGATATGTTCATTTTTCTCTATTTGGAAAAAAACATACATCATATCAAAATAATCAAGATTAA
- a CDS encoding N-acetylmuramoyl-L-alanine amidase — translation MKLIHIVLFLFFLVILPSSNQLFAQNEIFKIVLDAGHGGDDPGNTGNGYKEKDIALKIVLKVGQLLENYKDIELIYTRKTDVFIPLHKRAQIANDAKADLFVSVHCNAHSSSAYGAETFVLGLHRNKDNLEIAMKENSVIKLEEDYKVKYDGFNPESPESYIIFSLMQEEFLDQSILVANYVQKQFTGVLNRKNRKVKQAGFLVLRETYMPSILVETGFLTNKAEGRFLNSKTGQTKMAEAIVDGLINYKNIINLESLDDQIAGMQVEANDLTENKQDFTFKVQLAASSKKIETKPYNFKGLDLISRLKVGNIYKYFYGEAKNYLDAKSLKDKAESKSFKGAFIVAFNKSGQMVSIQEALK, via the coding sequence ATGAAGTTAATACATATTGTACTATTTCTGTTTTTTTTAGTTATTTTACCAAGTAGCAATCAGCTTTTTGCACAAAACGAAATCTTCAAAATTGTACTTGATGCTGGCCATGGTGGTGATGATCCTGGTAATACAGGTAATGGTTATAAGGAAAAAGATATTGCCTTAAAAATTGTTTTAAAAGTCGGTCAATTACTTGAAAACTATAAAGATATAGAACTAATTTACACCCGTAAAACTGATGTGTTTATTCCCTTGCATAAGCGCGCTCAAATAGCTAATGATGCAAAAGCCGACTTATTCGTTTCGGTACATTGTAATGCCCATAGTTCAAGTGCTTATGGGGCTGAAACCTTCGTTTTAGGTTTACATCGTAACAAAGATAACCTTGAAATAGCGATGAAAGAAAACTCTGTTATTAAATTAGAAGAAGACTACAAAGTGAAGTATGATGGATTTAATCCAGAATCTCCTGAATCATATATTATATTTAGTCTAATGCAAGAGGAGTTTCTTGACCAAAGTATTTTGGTGGCTAATTATGTACAAAAACAGTTTACAGGCGTACTTAACCGAAAAAACCGAAAAGTGAAACAGGCAGGTTTTTTAGTCTTAAGAGAAACATACATGCCAAGTATTCTTGTAGAAACGGGTTTTTTAACCAATAAGGCCGAAGGTCGATTTTTAAACTCAAAAACTGGACAAACCAAGATGGCTGAAGCTATTGTGGACGGATTAATTAATTATAAAAACATCATCAATCTTGAAAGTTTAGATGATCAAATCGCCGGAATGCAAGTTGAAGCTAACGATTTAACTGAAAACAAACAAGATTTCACATTCAAAGTTCAACTTGCTGCAAGTTCAAAAAAAATTGAAACTAAACCGTACAATTTCAAAGGTTTAGACTTGATATCACGTTTAAAAGTTGGTAATATTTATAAATATTTTTATGGTGAAGCCAAAAATTACTTAGATGCCAAAAGCTTAAAAGATAAAGCCGAATCTAAGTCTTTTAAAGGGGCTTTTATCGTTGCTTTTAATAAATCAGGCCAAATGGTTAGTATTCAAGAAGCACTCAAATAA
- a CDS encoding putative LPS assembly protein LptD, which produces MVSIMASQAQVIDTTNTATNSNKKAIDSVKVDSVKVKKSLLTDIIKTTAKDYKRFARKENKLYLYNEAEINYQDYNIKAGQIVVNNNNNMVFAAGIIDSTGSYTQRPVFEQGSNLVEPDSLVFNFDTKKAIVYNSRTKQGAFNVKSRVSKRVNDSTYYSADAIFTTDDDLEDPDYFFKGRKIKFVPDKKIVTSWVNMYIADVPTPLGLPFGYFPLTDKQASGFIIPSFGENANRGFFLQNGGYYFAINDYVDLALFGDYYSNGSYGFRAETNYNVRYRFNGNFNLRIEKLLSEERGFPNFSEQSIFNLRWSHNQDSKASPNSRFSASVNLGSSNFYRQSVNQNNTGNFLNNTLNSSVSFSKTFDGEPQMNLNLTATHSQNTNTQQINMTLPTLQFSVGRIFPLAPKSGIKKGAIENINLQYNVRAENRIRTSDSLFFKPQMFRDAQVGARHSIPIATNFKIFKHFSVTASTNLEEVWTLKSIKQDFNPTTRQVVRDTLNNFDRYLTYNFSSSIGTTVYGKVNFGDDKKIKAIRHVMRPSIGYNINPGFDQYYDEYTRPGIAGAEDEIVEYSRFEGTLYGAPNNRFSNGISFSLTNDFEAKVRKKDSTLTGEDRWEKRKLLNNLSFSTNYDIAADSLNLSEIAVRASIPVVKDKLTINAIGSLNIYALDNNNRLIDKLNIENGGSLFRLTRGNLSFNYAIDSRTLFGKGDEDEDKKSDNKTSESALNGGRDDNLFGSSEPLNTTNNRDNNKEKPKSDKENKLYNYNIPWSLNLAYTLTYNNSARQNEIGSHSIMFSGDVELSPNWSVGVSSGFDLKDKGFTFTQFRFSRDLNTWRLNFNWTPFGTRKSWFFFIGIKASVLRDIKYDKNRERDRQL; this is translated from the coding sequence ATGGTTTCCATAATGGCAAGTCAGGCTCAAGTCATCGATACTACTAACACAGCCACAAATAGTAATAAAAAAGCAATTGACTCTGTTAAGGTTGATTCGGTTAAGGTAAAAAAATCGCTTTTGACTGATATTATTAAAACTACAGCTAAAGATTATAAGCGTTTTGCTAGAAAAGAAAACAAGCTTTACTTGTATAATGAAGCGGAAATAAATTATCAAGATTATAATATTAAAGCAGGGCAAATAGTAGTTAATAATAACAATAACATGGTCTTTGCAGCTGGAATAATAGACTCTACAGGCAGCTACACACAACGTCCTGTTTTTGAGCAAGGAAGTAACCTTGTTGAACCTGATAGCTTGGTATTTAATTTTGACACTAAAAAAGCTATTGTTTACAACTCACGTACAAAACAAGGCGCTTTTAATGTAAAAAGCCGAGTCTCTAAAAGGGTAAATGATTCGACTTATTATTCTGCAGATGCCATTTTTACGACAGATGACGACTTAGAAGATCCTGATTATTTTTTTAAGGGCAGAAAAATAAAGTTTGTTCCTGATAAGAAAATTGTAACAAGTTGGGTAAATATGTATATAGCTGATGTCCCAACGCCACTCGGTTTACCATTTGGATATTTTCCACTAACCGATAAACAAGCTTCTGGTTTTATTATTCCTTCGTTTGGCGAAAATGCTAATCGTGGATTTTTCTTACAGAATGGCGGTTACTATTTTGCCATTAACGATTATGTTGATTTAGCCTTATTTGGTGATTATTACTCTAACGGTAGTTACGGTTTTAGAGCTGAAACTAATTATAATGTTCGCTATCGTTTTAATGGAAACTTCAACTTAAGAATTGAAAAATTACTAAGTGAAGAACGCGGATTCCCTAATTTTTCAGAACAAAGTATTTTTAATTTAAGATGGTCTCATAACCAAGACTCAAAAGCTAGTCCTAATTCAAGATTTTCTGCTTCAGTTAATTTAGGTAGTAGTAATTTCTACAGGCAATCTGTTAATCAAAACAATACGGGTAACTTTTTAAACAACACTTTAAATTCTTCGGTTTCATTTTCAAAAACCTTTGACGGTGAACCTCAAATGAATTTAAACTTGACAGCAACTCACAGCCAGAATACTAACACACAACAAATTAACATGACTTTACCAACACTACAATTTAGTGTTGGCAGAATATTTCCGCTTGCTCCGAAATCGGGTATTAAAAAAGGTGCGATCGAAAACATTAACCTACAATATAATGTTAGAGCTGAAAATAGAATTAGAACAAGCGATTCTTTATTTTTCAAACCACAAATGTTTAGAGACGCTCAAGTTGGGGCAAGACACTCTATACCAATAGCAACTAACTTTAAAATATTTAAACACTTTAGCGTAACCGCTTCAACAAACTTAGAAGAAGTTTGGACGCTTAAATCAATCAAACAAGATTTTAATCCAACAACACGTCAAGTTGTTAGAGACACTTTAAATAATTTTGATCGCTATTTAACTTATAATTTTAGCTCTAGTATTGGAACTACTGTTTATGGTAAAGTAAATTTTGGTGATGACAAAAAAATAAAGGCTATTAGGCACGTCATGAGACCAAGTATTGGTTATAATATTAACCCAGGTTTTGACCAGTATTACGACGAATACACAAGACCAGGAATTGCAGGTGCCGAAGATGAAATTGTAGAATATTCACGTTTTGAAGGAACACTTTATGGCGCACCTAATAACCGGTTTTCTAACGGTATTTCATTTAGTTTAACTAACGATTTTGAAGCTAAAGTGCGTAAAAAAGACTCAACTTTGACAGGCGAAGATCGCTGGGAAAAAAGAAAATTACTAAATAACCTAAGTTTTAGCACCAATTATGATATAGCTGCAGACTCACTTAATTTAAGTGAAATAGCTGTAAGAGCATCAATACCAGTTGTAAAAGATAAACTAACCATCAATGCAATCGGGTCTTTAAATATTTATGCCTTAGATAATAATAACCGTTTAATCGATAAGTTAAATATTGAAAATGGCGGAAGCTTATTTCGTTTAACTCGAGGAAATTTAAGCTTTAACTATGCCATAGACAGTAGAACACTTTTTGGAAAAGGTGATGAAGATGAAGATAAAAAATCAGATAATAAGACTTCAGAGTCTGCTTTAAACGGCGGTCGGGACGATAATCTATTTGGTAGCAGCGAACCGCTAAACACCACAAATAATCGAGACAATAATAAAGAAAAGCCAAAATCTGACAAAGAAAATAAGCTTTACAACTACAATATTCCATGGAGTCTAAATTTGGCCTACACTTTAACTTATAATAATAGTGCACGTCAAAATGAAATTGGCTCACATTCCATCATGTTTTCAGGTGATGTCGAGTTATCACCAAACTGGTCAGTTGGTGTGTCTTCTGGTTTTGATTTAAAAGACAAAGGCTTCACATTTACACAATTTAGATTTTCTAGAGACCTTAATACCTGGCGACTTAACTTTAATTGGACGCCGTTTGGTACCCGAAAATCTTGGTTTTTCTTTATTGGTATTAAAGCTTCAGTACTTAGGGATATTAAGTATGACAAAAACCGCGAACGTGATAGACAACTATAA
- a CDS encoding Rid family detoxifying hydrolase, with protein sequence MKKIFNSKNAPQPIGAYNQSVFINNMLYTSGQIAINPKTNKTEFGDISHETRLIMQHLEAILAEAELKFEHVIKVSIFLKDISNFTEVNKIYSEYFNPDTAPAREMVEVADLPKHANIEISLIAANY encoded by the coding sequence ATGAAAAAGATATTTAACTCAAAAAATGCGCCTCAACCTATTGGTGCCTATAATCAAAGTGTTTTTATTAATAATATGCTCTACACATCTGGCCAAATAGCTATCAATCCAAAAACAAACAAAACTGAATTTGGAGACATCAGCCATGAAACACGCTTGATAATGCAACATTTAGAAGCTATTTTAGCAGAAGCAGAATTAAAATTTGAACATGTTATTAAGGTTAGTATTTTTTTGAAAGACATTTCAAACTTTACTGAAGTAAACAAAATCTATAGTGAATACTTTAACCCAGATACAGCACCAGCTCGTGAAATGGTTGAAGTGGCCGATTTGCCAAAACATGCCAACATAGAAATCAGTTTAATTGCTGCAAATTATTAA
- a CDS encoding sodium:solute symporter family protein produces MQLEPIDWGILIAFFAISLSVGLIVSKSSGKSSENYFLSGRNMPWWLLGISMVATTFAADTPGLVAGIVRKNGVSGNWIWWAFLLTGLLTVFFYAKLWRRSNITTDLEFYELRYDGKSAAFLRGFRAIYLGVIFNILIMATVCLAAIKIGHVLFNFSAVESLLISCSITVLYSTLGGLKGVLITDFIQFGIAITGSIWAAIYIVNLPEIGGLQTLISTEIVQKSTPIFPDFSNPSEFIPLLVIPLAVQWWSVWYPGAEPGGGGYIVQRMLAAKNEKHATLASLLFNIVHYAVRPWPWIIIAFASLVLFPNIDSLARAYPNLSSEFIKDDLAYAAMLSYLPAGLLGLVITSLVAAFMSTISTHLNWGSSYVVNDFYVRFIKPSASQKEQVLIGRISTLFMMVIAGFLALVLEEAQDAFNLLLQIGAGTGLLFILRWFWKRINPYSEITAMLVSFLIAVVFFINSKLEINLFNIDQHWQLVLGVAITTISWVAVSLFTNPSQPETLAKFNALIFKQESKFKDVKFKLLGFFLSILGIYAALFGTGYFIYNNLILASISFCVSLCCALIMYLNWKKIIL; encoded by the coding sequence ATGCAACTAGAGCCGATAGATTGGGGAATATTAATTGCATTTTTTGCCATAAGCCTGTCGGTTGGCCTTATTGTTTCAAAGTCAAGTGGCAAATCTTCGGAAAATTATTTTTTATCTGGTCGAAATATGCCTTGGTGGTTACTTGGCATTTCTATGGTTGCAACAACTTTTGCTGCTGACACACCAGGATTAGTTGCTGGTATTGTTCGTAAAAATGGTGTAAGTGGTAACTGGATTTGGTGGGCTTTTTTGCTTACAGGATTGTTGACAGTATTTTTTTATGCCAAACTATGGAGACGTAGCAACATAACAACTGACCTAGAATTTTACGAACTTAGATATGATGGTAAAAGTGCTGCATTTTTACGTGGTTTTAGAGCCATTTATCTTGGTGTTATTTTTAATATTCTAATTATGGCAACTGTTTGTTTAGCCGCAATAAAAATAGGACATGTGTTATTTAATTTTTCAGCAGTTGAATCTTTACTAATTTCCTGTAGTATTACAGTTCTGTATTCTACTTTAGGCGGACTTAAAGGCGTTTTAATTACAGATTTCATTCAATTTGGAATAGCAATTACTGGTAGCATTTGGGCTGCCATTTATATCGTCAATCTACCTGAAATTGGAGGTTTACAAACATTAATTTCTACTGAAATTGTACAAAAATCAACACCAATTTTTCCTGATTTTTCGAATCCGAGTGAATTTATACCACTTTTAGTTATTCCGCTTGCAGTACAGTGGTGGAGCGTTTGGTATCCAGGTGCTGAGCCTGGAGGCGGCGGTTATATTGTTCAACGTATGTTAGCTGCGAAAAATGAAAAACACGCTACATTAGCTAGTCTTTTATTTAATATTGTGCATTATGCTGTAAGACCTTGGCCCTGGATTATCATTGCATTTGCGTCTTTAGTTTTATTTCCGAATATAGATAGTTTAGCTCGAGCTTACCCAAACTTGAGTTCTGAATTTATTAAAGATGATTTGGCATACGCTGCGATGCTCTCTTATTTGCCTGCTGGTTTATTGGGTTTAGTTATTACTTCTTTAGTAGCTGCATTCATGAGTACAATATCTACCCATTTAAATTGGGGCAGCAGTTATGTAGTTAATGATTTCTATGTGCGATTTATCAAACCAAGTGCTTCACAAAAAGAACAAGTTTTAATTGGCAGAATTTCCACACTTTTTATGATGGTTATTGCTGGCTTTTTAGCACTTGTGTTAGAAGAAGCTCAAGATGCTTTTAACTTATTACTTCAAATTGGTGCAGGTACTGGTTTACTATTTATCTTACGATGGTTTTGGAAACGTATTAATCCATATAGTGAAATTACTGCAATGCTTGTTTCATTTTTAATTGCAGTTGTGTTTTTTATAAACTCTAAGCTCGAAATAAATCTTTTTAATATTGACCAACACTGGCAACTTGTTTTAGGTGTTGCGATAACTACAATTTCATGGGTTGCTGTTAGCTTATTTACAAACCCATCACAGCCAGAGACTTTAGCAAAGTTTAATGCGCTAATTTTTAAGCAAGAGTCTAAATTTAAAGATGTTAAGTTTAAATTACTTGGATTCTTTTTAAGTATCTTAGGTATTTATGCTGCACTTTTTGGAACAGGTTACTTTATTTATAATAACTTAATTTTAGCTTCAATTTCATTTTGTGTAAGCCTTTGCTGTGCTTTAATCATGTATCTCAATTGGAAGAAGATTATTCTTTAA